The Mesorhizobium sp. M1D.F.Ca.ET.043.01.1.1 genome contains a region encoding:
- a CDS encoding alpha-D-glucose phosphate-specific phosphoglucomutase, which produces MKTVPTKPYTDQKPGTSGLRKKVPVFQQEHYAENFIQSIFDALEGFEGKTLVIGGDGRFYNREVIQKAIAMAAANGFGKVMVGQGGILSTPAASNIIRKYKTFGGIILSASHNPGGPHEDFGIKYNAGNGGPAPEKITDAIFEKTKTISSFKIADIGNVDIDTIGTVEAGGMTVEVFDPVKDYAELMESLFDFDAIRANFKYGFRMRFDAMHAVTGPYAKEILERRLGAPNGTCRNFKPLPDFGGHHPDPNLVHAKHLYDEMMGPDAPDFGAASDGDGDRNLIIGKGIFVTPSDSVAMLAANAHLAPGYKEGLKGIARSMPTSGAADRVAEKLGIGIYETPTGWKFFGNLLDAGMATICGEESAGTGSNHVREKDGLWAVLLWLNILAVRGESCKDIVTRHWETYGRNYYSRHDYEEVETDRANKLVDELRVKLGALPGTSVRGMKIASADDFAYHDPVDGSVSKNQGIRILFEGGSRVVFRLSGTGTSGATLRVYIERYEPDKARHDLDTQQALADLIAAADDIAGIKSHTGRNKPSVIT; this is translated from the coding sequence ATGAAGACCGTCCCCACCAAACCCTATACCGACCAGAAGCCCGGCACCTCCGGCTTGCGCAAGAAGGTGCCGGTCTTCCAGCAGGAGCACTATGCCGAGAACTTCATCCAGTCGATCTTCGACGCGCTGGAAGGTTTCGAGGGCAAGACGCTGGTCATCGGCGGCGACGGCCGCTTCTACAACCGCGAGGTCATCCAGAAAGCCATCGCCATGGCCGCCGCCAACGGCTTTGGCAAGGTGATGGTCGGGCAGGGCGGCATTCTGTCCACGCCCGCCGCCTCCAACATCATCCGCAAATACAAGACTTTCGGCGGCATCATCCTGTCGGCCAGCCACAATCCGGGCGGCCCGCATGAGGATTTCGGCATCAAGTACAACGCCGGCAATGGCGGCCCGGCGCCGGAGAAGATCACCGACGCGATCTTCGAAAAGACCAAGACGATCTCGAGCTTCAAGATCGCCGACATCGGCAATGTCGACATCGACACGATCGGCACCGTCGAAGCCGGCGGGATGACGGTCGAGGTCTTCGACCCGGTCAAGGACTATGCCGAGCTGATGGAAAGCCTGTTCGACTTCGACGCCATCCGCGCCAATTTCAAATACGGCTTCCGCATGCGTTTCGACGCCATGCACGCGGTGACCGGCCCTTACGCCAAGGAAATCCTCGAGCGCCGCCTCGGCGCCCCCAACGGCACCTGCCGCAACTTCAAGCCGCTGCCGGATTTCGGCGGCCATCATCCTGACCCCAACCTGGTGCACGCAAAACATCTCTACGACGAGATGATGGGTCCGGACGCGCCGGATTTCGGCGCTGCTTCCGACGGCGACGGCGACCGCAACCTGATCATCGGCAAGGGTATCTTCGTCACCCCGTCGGATTCGGTGGCGATGCTTGCCGCCAACGCGCATCTGGCGCCCGGCTACAAGGAAGGCCTGAAAGGCATCGCCCGCTCGATGCCGACCAGTGGTGCTGCCGACCGCGTCGCGGAAAAGCTCGGCATCGGCATCTACGAGACGCCGACCGGCTGGAAGTTCTTCGGCAATCTGCTCGACGCCGGGATGGCGACGATCTGCGGCGAGGAAAGCGCCGGCACCGGCTCCAACCACGTGCGCGAGAAGGACGGGCTGTGGGCCGTGCTTCTTTGGCTCAACATCCTCGCCGTGCGCGGCGAGAGCTGCAAGGACATCGTCACCAGGCACTGGGAAACCTACGGCCGCAACTACTATTCGCGCCACGACTACGAGGAGGTCGAGACCGATAGGGCGAACAAGCTGGTCGATGAGTTGCGCGTCAAGCTCGGCGCACTGCCCGGCACCAGCGTGCGCGGTATGAAGATCGCCAGCGCCGACGACTTCGCCTATCACGATCCGGTCGACGGCTCGGTGAGCAAGAACCAGGGTATCCGGATCCTGTTCGAGGGCGGCTCGCGCGTCGTCTTCCGCCTCTCCGGCACCGGCACGTCCGGCGCCACGCTGCGCGTCTATATCGAGCGCTACGAGCCGGACAAGGCGAGGCATGACCTCGACACGCAGCAGGCGCTCGCCGACCTCATCGCCGCCGCCGACGACATCGCCGGCATCAAGAGCCACACCGGCCGCAACAAGCCGAGCGTGATTACTTGA
- the glgA gene encoding glycogen synthase GlgA: MQVLSVTPEIFPLIKTGGLADVAGALPIALAGKGVAMRTLVPGYPVVMEAFKKKKAVYQYPLLQGGKASVHAVKIGELDLFVLDAPHLFDRQGGPYGTASGSDWPDNWRRFAALSQVGGDIAGGAISGYQPDIVHAHDWQSAMTLAYMRYGKAVGVPSLITVHNLAFQGQFGAGIFGELGLPGVAMQLDGVEYYGGVGFLKAGLQAAWAITTVSPTYAQEIRSPEFGMGLDGLINMRATDLYGIVNGIDVDIWNPATDSHLVANYSDETLAARARNRKAVEDRFNLENDDSPIVCVVSRLTWQKGMDILAAVVDGIVQRGARLAILGSGDAGLEGSLLAAAARHRGRVGVVIGYDEGLSHVMQGGCDAIVIPSRFEPCGLTQLYGLRYGCVPIVARTGGLADTIIDANEAALSAGVATGFQFAPNNGGALLHAIRRLVEAHANPKSWASIQRQGMKADVSWDKSAERYVELYRLLLSKRVA, encoded by the coding sequence ATGCAGGTTCTGTCGGTCACGCCCGAAATCTTCCCGCTGATCAAGACCGGCGGGCTTGCCGACGTGGCCGGCGCGCTGCCGATCGCGCTCGCCGGCAAGGGCGTGGCGATGCGCACGCTGGTTCCCGGCTATCCGGTGGTGATGGAGGCTTTCAAGAAAAAGAAGGCCGTCTACCAATACCCGCTGCTGCAGGGCGGCAAGGCTTCGGTCCATGCCGTCAAGATCGGCGAGCTCGACCTCTTCGTGCTCGACGCGCCGCATCTGTTCGATCGTCAGGGTGGGCCATATGGCACCGCCTCCGGCTCCGACTGGCCTGACAACTGGCGGCGTTTCGCGGCGCTGAGCCAGGTCGGCGGCGACATCGCCGGCGGCGCCATCTCCGGCTACCAGCCCGACATCGTGCACGCCCATGATTGGCAGTCGGCGATGACGCTCGCCTATATGCGCTACGGCAAGGCGGTCGGCGTGCCGTCGCTTATCACCGTGCATAACCTGGCTTTCCAGGGCCAGTTCGGCGCCGGCATCTTCGGCGAGCTCGGCCTGCCGGGCGTGGCGATGCAGCTCGACGGCGTCGAATATTATGGCGGCGTCGGCTTCCTCAAGGCCGGCCTGCAGGCGGCCTGGGCGATCACCACGGTGAGCCCGACCTATGCGCAGGAGATCCGCTCGCCGGAATTCGGCATGGGCCTCGACGGCCTGATCAACATGCGCGCCACCGATCTCTACGGCATCGTCAACGGCATCGATGTCGATATCTGGAACCCGGCGACCGACAGTCATCTGGTCGCCAATTATTCGGACGAGACGCTTGCGGCGCGCGCCAGGAACCGCAAGGCCGTGGAGGACCGCTTCAATCTCGAAAATGACGACAGCCCGATCGTCTGCGTGGTCAGCCGGCTGACCTGGCAGAAGGGCATGGATATTCTGGCCGCGGTCGTCGACGGCATCGTTCAGCGCGGGGCCCGGCTGGCGATCCTGGGCTCAGGCGATGCCGGCCTCGAAGGCTCGCTGCTCGCCGCCGCCGCCCGGCACCGCGGCCGTGTCGGCGTCGTCATCGGCTATGATGAAGGCCTCTCGCACGTCATGCAGGGCGGCTGCGACGCCATCGTCATCCCGTCGCGCTTCGAGCCCTGCGGGCTGACCCAGCTTTATGGCCTGCGCTATGGCTGCGTGCCCATCGTCGCCCGCACCGGCGGTCTTGCCGACACCATCATCGATGCCAATGAGGCGGCGCTTTCGGCAGGGGTCGCCACCGGTTTCCAGTTCGCGCCGAACAATGGCGGCGCGCTGTTGCATGCGATCCGCCGCCTGGTCGAGGCGCATGCCAATCCCAAGAGCTGGGCATCGATCCAGCGCCAGGGCATGAAGGCCGATGTCTCCTGGGACAAGAGCGCCGAAAGATACGTCGAACTCTATCGCCTGCTGCTTTCGAAAAGGGTTGCCTGA
- the glgC gene encoding glucose-1-phosphate adenylyltransferase: MAEIKRTQPLARDAMAYVLAGGRGSRLKELTDRRAKPAVYFGGKTRIIDFALSNALNSGIRRLGVATQYKAHSLIRHLQRGWNFLRPERNESFDILPASQRVSETQWYEGTADAVYQNIDIIEAYGPEYMVILAGDHIYKMDYELMLRQHVDANADVTVGCLEVPRMEATGFGVMHVDGKDNIIAFVEKPADPPGIPDKPEFALASMGIYVFKTKFLMEQLRRDAAEPGSSRDFGKDIIPYIVEHGKAIAHRFAKSCVRSSHEAEPYWRDVGTVDAYWEANIDLTDITPELDLYDRDWPIWTYAELKPPAKFVHDEEGRRGEAISSLVSGDCIVSGASLRRSLIFTGARINSYSKLEEVVMLPDVNVGRKARLKRVVIDHGVQIPEGLVVGEDPVLDAKRFRVSEKGICLITQDMINKLST, encoded by the coding sequence ATGGCAGAGATCAAGAGAACCCAGCCGCTGGCACGTGATGCCATGGCCTATGTGCTTGCCGGCGGCCGCGGCAGCCGCCTCAAGGAGCTGACAGACCGGCGCGCCAAGCCAGCGGTCTATTTCGGCGGCAAGACCCGCATCATCGATTTCGCGCTCTCCAATGCGTTGAACTCCGGCATCCGACGTCTCGGCGTCGCCACCCAGTACAAGGCGCATTCGCTGATCCGCCACCTGCAGCGCGGCTGGAACTTCCTGCGGCCGGAGCGAAACGAGAGCTTCGACATCCTGCCCGCCTCGCAGCGCGTTTCCGAAACGCAGTGGTACGAGGGTACCGCGGACGCCGTCTACCAGAACATCGACATCATCGAGGCCTACGGTCCCGAATACATGGTCATCCTCGCTGGCGACCACATCTACAAGATGGACTACGAGCTGATGCTGCGCCAGCACGTCGACGCCAATGCCGACGTGACCGTCGGCTGCCTCGAAGTGCCGCGCATGGAGGCGACCGGCTTCGGCGTCATGCATGTCGATGGCAAGGACAACATCATCGCCTTCGTCGAAAAGCCCGCCGATCCGCCCGGCATCCCCGACAAGCCGGAGTTTGCGCTCGCCTCGATGGGCATCTATGTCTTCAAGACGAAGTTCCTCATGGAGCAGCTGCGCCGCGACGCGGCCGAGCCCGGTTCCAGCCGCGACTTCGGCAAGGACATCATCCCCTACATCGTTGAGCATGGTAAGGCGATCGCACACCGTTTCGCCAAGTCCTGCGTGCGCTCCTCGCACGAGGCCGAACCGTACTGGCGCGACGTCGGGACGGTGGACGCCTATTGGGAAGCCAATATCGATTTGACCGACATCACGCCCGAGCTCGACCTCTACGACCGCGACTGGCCGATCTGGACCTATGCCGAACTGAAGCCGCCGGCCAAGTTCGTGCATGACGAGGAGGGCCGCCGCGGCGAGGCGATCTCCTCGCTGGTATCCGGCGACTGCATCGTCTCCGGCGCATCGCTGCGCCGCAGCCTGATCTTCACCGGCGCGCGCATCAATTCCTATTCGAAGCTCGAGGAGGTGGTGATGCTGCCCGACGTCAATGTCGGCCGCAAAGCGCGGCTCAAGCGCGTCGTCATCGACCATGGCGTGCAGATCCCGGAGGGGCTGGTGGTGGGCGAGGATCCGGTGCTCGACGCCAAGCGCTTCCGCGTCTCGGAAAAGGGCATCTGCCTGATCACCCAGGACATGATCAACAAGCTGTCAACCTGA
- the glgB gene encoding 1,4-alpha-glucan branching protein GlgB gives MRKPRATAATSGPDGLAPAGDVAAIVAGTHGNPFAVLGVHEAGKGFVARCFVPNAEFVTAYALTGKEVGELDRSDDAGFFEGKLSIRKHQPLRYHARNAGGDWWLTDPYSFGPVLGPMDDYYMAEGSHLRLFDKLGAHIIEHEGATGVHFAVWSPNAKRVSVVGAFNDWDGRRHTMRDRKDTGIWELFIPDLGAGQPYKFEIIGPDGVRLPLKADPFAFESELRPATASVTAPPLAHQWGDEAHRSFWQKADPRREAISIYEVHAGSWQRRDDGTFLTWDELGARLIPYAVDTGFTHIEFLPISEHPYDPSWGYQTTGLYAPTARFGDPDGFARFVDGAHRAGVGVILDWVPAHFPVDEHGLVQFDGTALYEHADPRQGFHPDWNTAIYNFGRREVVSFLVNNALFWAEKYHVDGLRVDAVASMLYLDYSRKAGEWIPNEKGGRENLQAVSFLQKMNKELYGHHPGVMTIAEESTSWPKVSRPVHEGGLGFGFKWNMGFMHDTLEYFSKEPIYRKHHHNDITFGLVYAFSENFVLPLSHDEVVHGKGTLLHKMAGDDWQKFATLRAYYAFMWGYPGKKLLFMGQEFAQRREWSEERALDWNLLDFAPHRGVWQTVRDLNYLYRSRPALHARDCEPDGFSWLIVDDRDNSVFAWLRSAPDGNPIAVISNFTPVPRENYRVPLPKAGEWREIINTDAVEYGGSGMGNGGMVVASGEGGSTSATMLLPPLSTIMLEFVAD, from the coding sequence ATGAGGAAGCCGCGCGCGACCGCTGCGACAAGCGGGCCGGACGGACTGGCGCCAGCCGGCGATGTCGCGGCGATCGTCGCCGGAACGCATGGCAATCCCTTTGCGGTTCTGGGCGTCCATGAGGCCGGCAAAGGCTTCGTCGCCCGCTGCTTCGTGCCCAATGCCGAATTCGTCACCGCCTACGCGCTGACCGGCAAGGAGGTGGGGGAACTCGACCGCAGCGACGATGCCGGCTTCTTCGAGGGCAAGCTCTCGATCCGCAAGCACCAGCCGCTGCGCTATCACGCGAGAAATGCCGGCGGCGACTGGTGGCTGACCGACCCTTACTCCTTCGGCCCGGTGCTGGGGCCGATGGACGATTACTACATGGCCGAGGGCTCGCATCTGAGGCTCTTCGACAAGCTCGGCGCCCACATCATCGAGCATGAGGGCGCCACTGGGGTCCATTTCGCCGTGTGGTCGCCGAACGCGAAGCGCGTCTCGGTGGTCGGCGCCTTCAACGACTGGGACGGCCGCCGGCACACCATGCGCGACCGCAAGGACACCGGTATCTGGGAACTGTTCATTCCGGATCTCGGCGCCGGCCAGCCCTACAAGTTCGAGATCATCGGCCCCGACGGCGTCAGGTTGCCGCTCAAGGCCGATCCCTTCGCCTTCGAATCCGAGCTGCGTCCGGCGACCGCTTCGGTGACGGCGCCGCCGCTGGCGCATCAATGGGGCGACGAGGCGCACCGCAGCTTCTGGCAGAAAGCCGACCCCAGACGCGAGGCGATCTCCATCTACGAGGTCCATGCCGGCTCGTGGCAGCGCCGCGACGACGGCACGTTCCTCACCTGGGACGAGCTTGGCGCGCGGCTTATCCCTTACGCGGTCGACACCGGCTTCACCCATATCGAGTTCCTGCCGATCTCCGAGCATCCTTACGACCCGTCCTGGGGCTACCAGACGACCGGGCTCTATGCGCCGACAGCCCGCTTCGGCGATCCCGACGGCTTCGCCCGCTTCGTCGACGGCGCGCATCGCGCCGGCGTCGGCGTCATCCTCGACTGGGTGCCGGCGCATTTCCCGGTCGACGAGCATGGGCTGGTGCAATTCGACGGCACCGCGCTCTACGAGCATGCCGATCCGCGCCAGGGCTTCCATCCCGACTGGAACACCGCGATCTACAATTTCGGCCGCCGCGAGGTGGTGTCCTTCCTCGTCAACAACGCGCTGTTCTGGGCCGAAAAATATCATGTCGACGGCCTGCGCGTCGACGCGGTCGCCTCGATGCTCTACCTCGACTATTCGCGCAAGGCGGGCGAGTGGATCCCCAACGAGAAGGGCGGGCGCGAGAACCTGCAGGCCGTCAGCTTCCTGCAGAAGATGAACAAGGAGCTTTACGGCCACCATCCCGGCGTGATGACGATCGCCGAGGAATCGACCTCATGGCCGAAGGTGTCGCGTCCGGTGCACGAGGGCGGGCTCGGCTTCGGCTTCAAGTGGAACATGGGCTTCATGCACGACACGCTGGAGTATTTCTCCAAGGAGCCGATCTACCGCAAGCACCACCACAACGACATCACCTTCGGGCTGGTCTACGCCTTCTCCGAGAATTTCGTGCTGCCGCTCTCCCATGACGAGGTGGTGCACGGCAAGGGCACGCTGCTCCACAAGATGGCCGGCGACGACTGGCAGAAGTTCGCCACGCTGCGTGCCTATTACGCCTTCATGTGGGGCTATCCCGGCAAGAAGCTCCTGTTCATGGGCCAGGAATTCGCGCAGCGCCGCGAGTGGAGCGAGGAACGCGCGCTCGACTGGAATCTCTTGGACTTCGCTCCGCATCGCGGCGTCTGGCAGACGGTGCGGGACTTGAACTACCTCTACCGCTCGCGCCCGGCGCTGCATGCGCGCGACTGCGAGCCGGACGGCTTCTCGTGGCTGATCGTCGACGATCGCGACAACTCGGTCTTTGCCTGGCTGCGCAGCGCGCCCGACGGCAACCCGATCGCCGTCATTTCCAATTTCACGCCGGTGCCGCGCGAGAACTATCGCGTGCCGCTGCCGAAGGCGGGAGAATGGCGCGAGATCATCAACACTGACGCCGTCGAATATGGCGGCTCCGGCATGGGCAATGGCGGCATGGTCGTGGCGAGCGGGGAAGGGGGCAGCACGTCGGCGACGATGCTGTTGCCGCCGCTGTCGACGATCATGCTGGAATTCGTCGCGGACTGA